The Solanum lycopersicum chromosome 6, SLM_r2.1 genome has a window encoding:
- the LOC101267899 gene encoding uncharacterized protein, which translates to MKKEDTVKLISREGFEFIIDKKAAMVSQTIRNMLTSPGSFAETEHGQVTFPEINTTILEKICQYFYWSLQYASGKETEFHIEPEITLELMMAANYLHT; encoded by the exons ATGAAGAAGGAGGATACCGTGAAGCTAATCAGCCGTGAAGGTTTTGAATTCATCATTGATAAGAAGGCTGCTATGGTTTCTCAGACTATTCGTAACATGCTCACTTCTCCAG GGAGTTTTGCTGAGACAGAGCATGGGCAAGTGACTTTCCCGGAGATTAACACCACCATTCTTGAGAAGATCTGCCAGTACTTTTACTGGTCCCTTCAATATGCAAG TGGCAAGGAAACAGAATTCCATATTGAGCCTGAGATCACATTGGAATTGATGATGGCTGCCAATTATTTGCACACCTGA
- the LOC101267125 gene encoding thylakoid lumenal 15 kDa protein 1, chloroplastic has product MAILSFCFCCSKLPSNPKLHFPPQTHQATSQVSLKSAESSRNGFISLSESISRASFLALLSASLFFASDPALAFKGGGPYGAGVTRGQDLTGKDFSGKSLIKQDFKTSILRQANFKGAKLLGASFFDADLTGADLSDADLRGADFSLANVTKVNLSNANLEGALTTGNTSFKGSVIQGADFTDVPLREDQREYLCKFADGLNTVTGNATRETLLCE; this is encoded by the coding sequence ATGGCAATTCTCAGCTTCTGCTTCTGTTGTTCAAAACTCCCCTCAAATCCAAAACTTCATTTCCCCCCACAAACTCATCAAGCTACATCACAGGTTTCTCTAAAATCAGCTGAATCTTCGAGAAATGGTTTCATCTCTTTAAGTGAGTCAATCTCAAGAGCAAGTTTTCTGGCTCTTCTCTCTGCTTCACTCTTCTTTGCTTCAGATCCTGCTTTAGCCTTTAAAGGCGGAGGCCCTTACGGTGCTGGAGTAACAAGAGGCCAAGATCTAACAGGGAAGGATTTTAGTGGTAAAAGTTTAATCAAACAAGATTTTAAAACTTCAATACTCAGACAAGCTAACTTTAAAGGTGCGAAGTTACTCGGAGCTAGCTTCTTTGATGCCGATTTAACTGGTGCTGATCTATCCGATGCGGATCTTAGAGGTGCTGATTTCTCCTTAGCTAATGTGACTAAGGTCAATTTAAGCAATGCTAATTTGGAAGGAGCACTTACAACGGGGAATACATCTTTCAAGGGTTCCGTTATACAAGGCGCAGATTTCACCGATGTTCCTTTAAGAGAAGATCAACGAGAATACCTTTGTAAATTTGCTGATGGTTTGAATACAGTTACTGGGAATGCAACACGAGAGACATTGCTTTGCGAATAG
- the LOC101267414 gene encoding uncharacterized protein isoform X2 — protein MEKSSKKKQVGSADVSASTGIFSSIFPPPSKVMGRKASAAELIQSLEKQSSGCRAWNKSATGHCRSSKEHESLFQDRGETCPLSSSLLYGGQEDMYIKSSDAHKTLSYTSYKKEGGEYDYSGNTQYSASRGNWWQGSLYY, from the exons ATGGAAAAAAGTAGTAAGAAGAAGCAAGTGGGTTCTGCTGATGTTTCTGCTTCCACTGGTATTTTCTCTTCAATTTTCCCACCACCATCTAAG GTTATGGGAAGGAAAGCTTCGGCAGCTGAACTCATACAATCTCTGGAGAAACAGTCGTCTGGTTGTAGGGCATGGAACAAATCAGCTACAG GGCATTGCAGATCCAGTAAGGAACATGAGTCACTTTTTCAAGATAGAGGGGAAACATGTCCACTAAGTTCTTCTCTCTTATATGGTGGTCAAGAGGACATGTACATCAAATCATCTGATGCTCATAAAACTCTATCATATACTTCT TACAAGAAGGAAGGAGGAGAATACGATTATAGTGGAAACACCCAATACAGTGCATCTAGAGGAAACTGGTGGCAAG GGTCACTTTATTACTAG
- the LOC101267414 gene encoding uncharacterized protein isoform X1, whose protein sequence is MEKSSKKKQVGSADVSASTGIFSSIFPPPSKVMGRKASAAELIQSLEKQSSGCRAWNKSATAYVTKNKQGAGHCRSSKEHESLFQDRGETCPLSSSLLYGGQEDMYIKSSDAHKTLSYTSYKKEGGEYDYSGNTQYSASRGNWWQGSLYY, encoded by the exons ATGGAAAAAAGTAGTAAGAAGAAGCAAGTGGGTTCTGCTGATGTTTCTGCTTCCACTGGTATTTTCTCTTCAATTTTCCCACCACCATCTAAG GTTATGGGAAGGAAAGCTTCGGCAGCTGAACTCATACAATCTCTGGAGAAACAGTCGTCTGGTTGTAGGGCATGGAACAAATCAGCTACAG CTTACGTGACGAAAAATAAACAAGGTGCAGGGCATTGCAGATCCAGTAAGGAACATGAGTCACTTTTTCAAGATAGAGGGGAAACATGTCCACTAAGTTCTTCTCTCTTATATGGTGGTCAAGAGGACATGTACATCAAATCATCTGATGCTCATAAAACTCTATCATATACTTCT TACAAGAAGGAAGGAGGAGAATACGATTATAGTGGAAACACCCAATACAGTGCATCTAGAGGAAACTGGTGGCAAG GGTCACTTTATTACTAG